A genomic segment from Myxococcota bacterium encodes:
- a CDS encoding PhzF family phenazine biosynthesis protein, which produces MTNGDERVELRFATVDVFTERAFGGNPLAVFPDARGLSDAAMQRIAREMNLSETTFVLPPADAANDFCVRIFTPAAELPMAGHPTVGTAHVLATRGAVDLSRPRSELRFELGVGPVPVAIECRDGAVARATMQQPLALFGTVREDRSGIAALLGLAADDLAPSPVQAVSCGVPFLIVPLRSSGAAARARLDAAASERALRDFEAQEVLCFSTECATPGALAHARVFAPRLGIAEDPATGGAAGPLGAYLVRYGLVAPAVARAGFAVEQGIEMGRPSRIEVRLDVDDAGAPRGVFVGGACVPVTEGVLAVRRGDLT; this is translated from the coding sequence GTGACGAACGGCGACGAGCGCGTGGAGCTTCGCTTCGCGACGGTCGACGTGTTCACCGAGCGCGCGTTCGGCGGCAACCCGCTCGCCGTGTTCCCCGATGCGCGCGGGCTCTCCGACGCGGCCATGCAGCGCATCGCGCGCGAGATGAACCTCTCGGAGACCACGTTCGTGCTGCCGCCGGCCGACGCCGCGAACGACTTCTGCGTGCGCATCTTCACGCCCGCCGCGGAGCTCCCGATGGCCGGGCATCCGACCGTCGGGACGGCCCACGTCCTCGCGACGCGCGGCGCGGTCGACCTCTCGCGCCCGCGGAGCGAGCTGCGCTTCGAGCTCGGCGTCGGGCCGGTGCCGGTCGCGATCGAGTGCCGCGACGGCGCGGTCGCGCGCGCGACGATGCAGCAGCCGCTCGCGCTCTTCGGCACCGTGCGCGAGGACCGCTCCGGGATCGCGGCGCTGCTCGGCCTCGCCGCGGACGATCTCGCTCCGTCGCCCGTCCAGGCGGTGTCGTGCGGCGTTCCGTTCCTGATCGTGCCGCTGCGCTCGTCCGGCGCGGCCGCGCGTGCGCGGCTCGACGCGGCGGCGAGCGAGCGCGCGCTGCGCGACTTCGAGGCGCAGGAGGTGCTGTGCTTCTCGACCGAGTGCGCGACGCCCGGCGCGCTCGCACACGCGCGCGTCTTCGCGCCGCGCCTCGGCATCGCGGAGGACCCGGCGACGGGCGGCGCGGCCGGCCCGCTCGGCGCCTATCTCGTCCGCTACGGCCTCGTCGCGCCGGCCGTCGCGCGCGCGGGCTTCGCCGTCGAGCAGGGCATCGAGATGGGGCGTCCGAGCCGGATCGAGGTGCGCCTCGACGTCGACGACGCCGGCGCGCCGCGCGGCGTGTTCGTCGGCGGCGCGTGCGTACCCGTGACGGAGGGAGTGCTCGCGGTGCGGCGGGGAGACCTGACGTGA
- a CDS encoding glutathione S-transferase family protein, translating to MIRLYDYLPSGNGYKVRLLLAQLGIEHEVVELDIAAGETHTAAFLALNPNGKIPAVELGDGRALAESHAILQYFGEGTSFVPVDAYERAQMWQWMCFEQYSLEPFIGTLRYWRHSLGRSPAAIGEERYREKLDGGHRALGILDAALADRAWLVASAYTLADIALYAYTHVADEGDFELARFPHVLAWHERVRAQPRHVPITHAEGSRSLGRN from the coding sequence GTGATCCGGCTGTACGACTACCTGCCCTCCGGCAACGGCTACAAGGTGCGGCTCCTGCTCGCGCAGCTCGGCATCGAGCACGAGGTGGTCGAGCTCGACATCGCGGCCGGGGAGACGCACACCGCCGCGTTCCTCGCGCTCAACCCGAACGGCAAGATCCCGGCGGTCGAGCTCGGCGACGGGCGCGCGCTCGCCGAGTCGCACGCCATCCTCCAGTACTTCGGCGAGGGCACGTCGTTCGTGCCGGTCGACGCGTACGAGCGCGCGCAGATGTGGCAGTGGATGTGCTTCGAGCAGTACAGCCTCGAGCCGTTCATCGGGACGCTGCGCTACTGGCGGCACTCGCTCGGACGCAGCCCGGCCGCGATCGGCGAGGAGCGCTATCGCGAGAAGCTCGACGGCGGGCACCGCGCGCTCGGCATCCTCGACGCGGCGCTCGCCGACCGCGCGTGGCTCGTCGCGTCGGCGTACACGCTCGCCGACATCGCGCTCTACGCCTACACCCACGTCGCCGACGAGGGCGACTTCGAGCTCGCGCGCTTCCCGCACGTGCTCGCGTGGCACGAGCGCGTGCGCGCGCAGCCGCGCCACGTCCCCATCACGCACGCGGAGGGCTCGCGCTCGCTCGGCCGGAATTGA
- a CDS encoding MBL fold metallo-hydrolase, with protein MSNEPVDPGPDAHGHAHSHAHGHAHAHLDAPEPASGGAPGKPRRQEQEKAREEITELAPNVLRMELPIRLPGLGHVNCYALVDDDGCAVVDPGLPGPGSFSALEDRLRRAGFGVKDVHTVIVTHSHPDHFGGAVRLAREAGAKVVAHDSFYFGVPSPEDDAKMSVEDQEAAERQAEEEDEPRADGRPAPTPPPPQPARYRGRRTPWGGKRPGPSRLARWVFLAMRKLRGIQFVPTITAPVANLQVLRLAKREYFVVHTPGHTEDHICLHCPEEEIFLSGDHVLPTITPHIGGIARSLDPLRTFYESLDLVAAIPHVRQVLPAHGHPFADLADRCRAIQEHHDERLLEVKRIAGELGPATVAAFSQKLFKPRSWGPMAESETYAHLEHLRLAGEADVHRDRAGMLVYEL; from the coding sequence ATGTCGAACGAACCCGTCGATCCCGGGCCGGACGCGCACGGCCACGCGCACTCCCACGCACACGGGCACGCCCACGCGCACCTCGACGCGCCCGAGCCCGCGAGCGGCGGCGCGCCCGGGAAGCCGCGCCGCCAGGAGCAGGAGAAGGCGCGCGAGGAGATCACCGAGCTCGCGCCGAACGTGCTGCGGATGGAGCTGCCGATCCGCCTCCCCGGCCTCGGCCACGTGAACTGCTACGCGCTCGTCGACGACGACGGGTGCGCGGTCGTCGACCCGGGCCTGCCCGGCCCCGGGAGCTTCTCGGCGCTCGAGGACCGGCTCCGCCGCGCGGGCTTCGGCGTGAAGGACGTGCACACGGTGATCGTGACGCACTCGCATCCCGACCACTTCGGCGGCGCGGTGCGGCTCGCGCGCGAGGCGGGGGCGAAGGTCGTCGCGCACGACTCGTTCTACTTCGGAGTGCCTTCGCCCGAGGACGACGCGAAGATGTCGGTCGAGGACCAGGAGGCGGCGGAGCGCCAGGCCGAGGAGGAGGACGAGCCGCGCGCCGACGGCCGTCCCGCGCCGACGCCGCCCCCGCCGCAGCCCGCGCGCTACCGCGGCCGCCGCACGCCGTGGGGCGGCAAGCGGCCCGGGCCGTCGCGGCTCGCGCGCTGGGTCTTCCTCGCGATGCGCAAGCTGCGCGGCATCCAGTTCGTCCCGACCATCACCGCGCCCGTCGCGAACCTGCAGGTGCTGCGGCTCGCGAAGCGCGAGTACTTCGTCGTGCACACGCCCGGGCACACCGAGGACCACATCTGCCTGCACTGCCCGGAGGAGGAGATCTTCCTGTCGGGCGACCACGTGCTGCCGACGATCACGCCGCACATCGGCGGCATCGCGCGCTCGCTCGACCCGCTGCGGACGTTCTACGAGTCGCTCGATCTCGTCGCGGCGATCCCGCACGTGAGGCAGGTGCTGCCCGCGCACGGGCATCCGTTCGCAGACCTCGCCGACCGCTGCCGCGCCATCCAGGAGCATCACGACGAGCGGCTGCTCGAGGTGAAGCGCATCGCGGGCGAGCTCGGGCCGGCGACCGTCGCCGCCTTCTCGCAGAAGCTCTTCAAGCCGCGCAGCTGGGGCCCGATGGCCGAGAGCGAGACGTACGCGCACCTCGAGCACCTGCGGCTCGCCGGCGAGGCCGACGTCCACCGCGACCGCGCGGGCATGCTCGTCTACGAGCTCTGA
- a CDS encoding thioesterase family protein, with product MAEPDALFVRRGDLYEPTPLAHGPWAAGFLHGGPVLGLLAHGAERHRPSGDVVAARLTVDLHRPVPMAPLELATRVVREARRIALVDVALRAAGREVARASALFARASDAPAREPFGGATVPPPGPEGLPTTAIVPKGTSPSVPPGFHREAWVRWAGAPDSDAPAAWMRLPMALVADAACTPFERAATLADLGNAIAGVVRRRGPGAHAPYINPDATLYLEREPRSEWIALAPVALSETDGVGLVALALFDEHGAIGRAASTRLHNPVPA from the coding sequence GTGGCGGAGCCCGACGCGCTCTTCGTCCGCCGCGGTGACCTCTACGAGCCGACGCCGCTCGCGCACGGCCCGTGGGCCGCGGGCTTCCTGCACGGCGGCCCGGTGCTCGGGCTGCTCGCGCACGGCGCGGAGCGCCACCGCCCGAGCGGCGACGTCGTCGCCGCGCGCCTCACCGTCGACCTCCACCGCCCGGTTCCGATGGCGCCGCTCGAGCTCGCGACGCGCGTCGTGCGCGAGGCGCGCCGCATCGCGCTCGTCGACGTCGCGCTGCGCGCCGCGGGCCGCGAGGTCGCGCGCGCGAGCGCGCTGTTCGCGCGCGCGAGCGACGCGCCCGCGCGCGAGCCGTTCGGCGGCGCCACCGTCCCGCCGCCCGGGCCCGAGGGCCTGCCGACGACGGCGATCGTGCCGAAGGGCACGAGCCCGAGCGTCCCGCCCGGGTTCCACCGCGAGGCCTGGGTGCGCTGGGCGGGCGCGCCCGACTCGGACGCGCCCGCGGCCTGGATGCGGCTCCCGATGGCGCTCGTCGCGGACGCCGCGTGCACGCCGTTCGAGCGCGCGGCGACGCTCGCCGACCTCGGCAACGCGATCGCCGGCGTCGTGCGACGGCGCGGGCCGGGCGCGCACGCGCCCTACATCAACCCGGACGCGACGCTCTACCTCGAGCGCGAGCCGCGCAGCGAGTGGATCGCGCTCGCGCCCGTCGCGCTGTCGGAGACGGACGGGGTCGGCCTCGTCGCGCTCGCGCTCTTCGACGAGCACGGCGCGATCGGACGCGCGGCGTCGACGCGCCTCCACAACCCGGTTCCCGCCTAG
- a CDS encoding cytochrome P450: MTEPLAFNPLDPAFRRDPYDVYARGRAARVVAHEGLPLPLRSVFRYEDIQRVLRDHETFSNEIVPPALRTEDTEGPPPQSMLGSDPPRHTRLRALVSSAFTPRIVARLEPRMHEVADELVDAALDKGEVDLVEALTYPLPVVVIAEIIGVPPEDRAQFKEWSDRIVSTLGLGLLDGGDPDRMRRQMALLTEMRAYFVPLADERRRAPKDDLLTGLVQARHEGSKLDEDEMLTMLVLLLVAGNETTTTLIGNAAIELMARPDDADALRADPSLLPGAIDEVLRFSAPVQFDPRRVVRDVEVGDATLRAGDLVLCWLASGNRDERVFERPDAFDLRRARNAHLSFGYGTHYCIGANLARLEARVAIGALLRGTRRIERVNDDPLPLHGSPVFRAFTEIPVRLARR; this comes from the coding sequence GTGACCGAGCCGCTCGCGTTCAACCCTCTCGACCCCGCCTTCCGGCGCGACCCCTACGACGTCTACGCGCGCGGCCGCGCCGCGCGCGTCGTCGCGCACGAAGGCCTCCCGCTGCCGCTGCGCTCCGTCTTCCGCTACGAGGACATCCAGCGCGTCCTGCGCGACCACGAGACGTTCTCGAACGAGATCGTGCCGCCGGCGCTCCGCACCGAGGACACGGAAGGCCCGCCGCCGCAGAGCATGCTCGGCAGCGACCCGCCCCGGCACACGCGCCTGCGCGCGCTCGTCTCGTCGGCATTCACGCCGCGCATCGTCGCGCGCCTCGAGCCGCGCATGCACGAGGTGGCCGACGAGCTCGTCGATGCGGCGCTCGACAAGGGCGAGGTCGACCTCGTCGAGGCGCTCACGTATCCGCTGCCCGTCGTCGTGATCGCCGAGATCATCGGCGTCCCGCCCGAGGACCGCGCGCAGTTCAAGGAGTGGTCCGACCGCATCGTGAGCACGCTCGGCCTCGGGCTCCTCGACGGCGGCGACCCCGACCGCATGCGCCGCCAGATGGCGCTCCTCACCGAGATGCGCGCCTACTTCGTGCCGCTCGCCGACGAGCGCCGGCGCGCGCCCAAGGACGACCTGCTCACCGGGCTCGTGCAGGCGCGCCACGAGGGCTCGAAGCTCGACGAGGACGAGATGCTCACGATGCTCGTGTTGCTGCTCGTCGCCGGCAACGAGACGACGACGACGCTGATCGGGAACGCGGCCATCGAGCTGATGGCGCGGCCGGACGACGCCGACGCGCTGCGCGCCGACCCGTCGCTCCTGCCGGGCGCGATCGACGAAGTGCTCCGCTTCAGCGCGCCCGTGCAGTTCGACCCGCGCCGCGTCGTGCGCGACGTCGAGGTCGGCGACGCGACGCTGCGCGCGGGCGACCTCGTGTTGTGCTGGCTCGCCTCCGGCAACCGCGACGAGCGCGTCTTCGAGCGCCCCGACGCGTTCGACCTCCGGCGCGCGCGCAACGCGCACCTGTCGTTCGGCTACGGCACGCACTACTGCATCGGCGCCAACCTCGCGCGCCTCGAAGCGCGCGTCGCGATCGGCGCGCTGCTGCGCGGGACGCGTCGCATCGAGCGCGTGAACGACGACCCTCTCCCCCTGCACGGGAGCCCGGTGTTCCGCGCGTTCACCGAGATCCCCGTGCGGCTCGCGCGGCGCTGA
- the ilvD gene encoding dihydroxy-acid dehydratase: protein MAGKLNKTSARLTQRKSQGASQAQLYATGLDESDMDKAQVGIASVWYEGNSCNMHLNDLAAKVKEGVEAAGLIGMRFNTIGVSDGMSMGTEGMSYSLQSRDLIADSIETVMHAQWYDGNVSIPGCDKNMPGCLMAMARVDRPALMVYGGTIKPGHGRKGDVLDIVSAFQCYGEFVAGRIDEDTRFDIVRHACPGPGACGGMYTANTMASAIEAMGMSLPYSSSIPAVDPGKLDECFRAGAAIRNLLELDLKPSDIMTREAFENAMVIVSALGGSTNAVLHLIAMARAVGVPLSIDDFQGVSDRVPFLADLKPSGRYVMEDLHRVGGTPAVVRFLLEHGAMTGDCMTVTGRTLAENVADLPGLAPGQDVIRPWNDPIKDSGHIQILRGSLAPDGAVAKITGKEGLAFAGPAQVFDQEEAMLAALERGEIRKGSVIVIRYEGPKGGPGMPEMLTPTSAIMGAGLGEHVALLTDGRFSGGSHGFIIGHVTPEAQDGGPIALVRDGDRITIDAKKRVLDVEVDAGELAKRRAAWTAPPLRATKGTLYKYIRCVKSASEGCVTDE, encoded by the coding sequence ATGGCAGGCAAGCTGAACAAGACGAGCGCGCGCCTCACCCAGCGCAAGTCGCAGGGCGCGTCGCAGGCGCAGCTCTACGCGACGGGCCTCGACGAGTCCGACATGGACAAGGCCCAGGTCGGCATCGCGAGCGTCTGGTACGAGGGCAACAGCTGCAACATGCACCTGAACGACCTCGCCGCGAAGGTGAAGGAAGGCGTCGAGGCGGCGGGCCTCATCGGCATGCGCTTCAACACGATCGGCGTCTCCGACGGCATGTCGATGGGGACCGAGGGCATGAGCTACTCGCTCCAGTCGCGCGACCTGATCGCGGACTCGATCGAGACGGTCATGCACGCGCAGTGGTACGACGGCAACGTCTCGATCCCGGGCTGCGACAAGAACATGCCGGGCTGCCTGATGGCGATGGCGCGCGTCGATCGCCCGGCACTCATGGTCTACGGCGGCACCATCAAGCCCGGCCACGGCCGCAAGGGCGACGTGCTCGACATCGTCTCCGCGTTCCAGTGCTACGGCGAGTTCGTCGCCGGCCGCATCGACGAGGACACGCGCTTCGACATCGTGCGCCACGCGTGCCCGGGCCCGGGCGCGTGCGGCGGCATGTACACGGCGAACACGATGGCGAGCGCGATCGAGGCGATGGGCATGTCGCTGCCCTACAGCTCGTCGATCCCGGCCGTCGACCCGGGCAAGCTCGACGAGTGCTTCCGCGCGGGCGCGGCGATCCGGAACCTGCTCGAGCTCGACCTGAAGCCGTCGGACATCATGACGCGCGAAGCGTTCGAGAACGCGATGGTGATCGTGAGCGCGCTCGGCGGCTCGACGAACGCGGTGCTGCACCTGATCGCGATGGCGCGCGCGGTCGGCGTTCCGCTCTCGATCGACGACTTCCAGGGCGTGAGCGACCGCGTGCCCTTCCTCGCCGACCTCAAGCCCTCGGGTCGTTATGTGATGGAGGATCTCCACCGCGTCGGCGGCACGCCCGCGGTCGTCCGCTTCCTGCTCGAGCACGGCGCGATGACGGGCGACTGCATGACGGTGACGGGGCGGACGCTCGCCGAGAACGTGGCCGACCTCCCGGGCCTCGCGCCGGGTCAGGACGTGATCCGCCCCTGGAACGACCCGATCAAGGACAGCGGCCACATCCAGATCCTGCGCGGATCGCTCGCGCCGGACGGCGCGGTCGCGAAGATCACCGGCAAGGAGGGCCTCGCGTTCGCGGGCCCCGCGCAGGTGTTCGACCAGGAAGAGGCGATGCTCGCTGCGCTCGAGCGCGGCGAGATCCGCAAGGGCAGCGTGATCGTCATCCGCTACGAGGGGCCGAAGGGCGGGCCGGGCATGCCGGAGATGCTGACGCCGACGAGCGCGATCATGGGCGCCGGGCTCGGCGAGCACGTCGCGCTGCTCACCGACGGGCGCTTCAGCGGCGGCTCGCACGGCTTCATCATCGGGCACGTGACGCCCGAGGCGCAGGACGGCGGACCGATCGCACTCGTCCGCGATGGCGACCGCATCACGATCGACGCGAAGAAGCGCGTGCTCGACGTCGAGGTCGACGCGGGCGAGCTCGCGAAGCGGCGCGCCGCGTGGACGGCGCCGCCGCTGCGCGCGACGAAGGGCACGCTGTACAAGTACATCCGCTGCGTGAAGAGCGCGTCGGAAGGCTGCGTGACCGACGAGTAG
- a CDS encoding DUF1573 domain-containing protein, with amino-acid sequence MATGSRKAPRARATARARAAALLAAALGVAGAARADLAFPETRRDFGELAGAPSPTVEFAFTNTGDAPVTIAKVRTTSPNTEFDWPREPVAPGATGAIPVTVKTRFGGPFRHELLVVVVEDGEERVVETLVVTGRFPDQPLRR; translated from the coding sequence ATGGCCACAGGGTCGAGGAAGGCGCCGCGCGCGCGGGCGACGGCGCGCGCGCGCGCGGCCGCGCTGCTCGCGGCGGCGCTCGGTGTGGCGGGTGCCGCGCGCGCCGATCTCGCGTTCCCCGAGACGCGGCGCGACTTCGGCGAGCTCGCGGGAGCGCCCTCGCCGACGGTCGAGTTCGCGTTCACGAACACGGGCGACGCGCCCGTCACGATCGCGAAGGTGCGCACGACGAGCCCCAACACGGAGTTCGACTGGCCGCGCGAGCCCGTGGCGCCCGGCGCGACCGGCGCGATCCCGGTCACCGTGAAGACGCGCTTCGGCGGGCCGTTCCGCCACGAGCTGCTCGTGGTCGTCGTCGAGGACGGCGAGGAGCGCGTCGTCGAGACGCTCGTCGTGACCGGCCGCTTCCCCGACCAGCCGCTGCGACGCTAG